In Sulfurimonas sp., the sequence TTTAATGCCATAGAACTATCGGAGATAGACTGAATCAATACGTTTGTTGTAGCTGAAGTCTCAGCAAGAGATTTTTGTGTACGTTCAGCAAGCTTTCTAACTTCATCGGCAACTACCGCAAATCCACGACCGTGTTCACCGGCACGTGCAGCTTCAATAGCAGCATTTAATGCAAGTAAGTTTGTTTGGTCTGCTATATCACCTATAGTAGCTAATATCTCTTTAGTTTCATTTGCATTACTAACTAATGTTTGAAGATTATCAACCAGTTCATTTTCACTATCAGACACACCATATACCCTATCAACCGTATGATTAACCATATCTTTTAACTCTATAATAGTAGTATTTGTAATCTCATCAATAGTTGCATTTAACTCATTTGAAGTCTCAAGTATATGATTTTTACTTTGTTCATTTTGCTGTTCCATATTTTGCAGAGCTTCACCTAATGAGTTAATATTACTTAAAAGTTCAGCCATTTTAGCTTCAACTTTCACTTCACTTCTAGCGCCAAAATCACCTTCAGCAAACCTTTTTAGTGTAGCTATTGCATTATCTAAATTTCCCTCTGCAGAGTCCATTAAGTTATTCATGGAATTTCTTAGAGCATGTACATAAGGAGTCTTACTGTCTGCAACAACTCTACAACTCATATGACCTTTTGAAACCTTATCTGCAAGAAGAGTCATTTCACCTGCAACACGAGTATCTGATAAAACTGCTTCTTGATAAGTCATCACTATTTTATTGAAGTTTTTTTCAGATTCATTTGTCGTTTCTTTATTTAACGAAATTTTATTTCTCTTAAACTCCATTAATTCGATTAACTCGATTCTTTTTTGATCAATATAAGCCAATGAATCACTTCCACTTTGGTTATATAAAACTACAACTAATATAAAAGTCATAATAAGTAAAACTGCAGGTACTATGTTTGATTCCATTAAAAACATGGAAACAAGAGTAATGGTAAATAATAAAGTGATTATTATATTTTTTTGAAAGTTACTCATCGGCTTTCTAACTCATTGTCTTATACAGTGATTCTGCATCTTCAATCTCTTCTTTTGAAGGCTTCCTTCTGCATGACATATAAGTTGTTTCACCTGTATGCGGATCTTTCATAGGATATACGGTTGCAAACACCCAGTAAAAATCACCACTTTTAGTTTTGTTTTTTACGTAACCTGTCCACACTTTGCCCTGATTAACCACATCCCAAAGACTTTTAAATGCATCTTTTGGCATATCGGGGTGTCTTACAATACTATGAGGTTTTCCTATCAATTCACTTATAGTGTAGTCTGCTATTTTGCAAAAATCATCATTTGCAAATATTATCTTTCCTCTAGCATCTGTTTGAGATACTAAAAAATCGTCACTTTTAAGTACATATTCTGCCATATCTTATCCCCTTATTAATCCATTAGTCTGAAGTACCATTTGAAATTAAATTCATCAATAGTACCTTCTAACATCTTAATCGAATCTTTATAAGATAATATTATGCCTAAAATTGTGATAAAAATATCACAAAAAGTGACTATTTTTTAACCACGATAAATGATTCCGGCTTTTTAGGTTTATATTTTGGCATGCTCTGACCTATACTAGAGTTTATATAAGTTGGATCAGCTAATACAAATTTTTTAGAACCTGCTTTTACATAATCACCATCCATTGGGATATAAAGTGCAGTTGCCATATGGTCTTTATATTTTACACCAACTACGTTTACTCCAAAAAGTTTTTTAACAAGTTTTGAGAAAAGCACCGCTCTATCTTCACAGTCAGACTTATCATAATAAAGTGTTTCCTGTGCGAACATAACTTTTTCACGTCCAAATTGTTGATTATCCATTTCGTACTTAAACGATTTTTGCACAAAATGAAGCACAAAATTTAAAGCTTCACTCATCTTCTTTCCATCAACATGTTTTTTGATAGCTTCAGCTAACTGAGCAAACGTAGCATCTTCTAAAGGTGCATTGAAAAAAGTTTCATAATCAGCTTGAGGATAAGTACCCATAAAATCAATCAAATTTTTATTGTAGTTTATTGAGACTTTAAATTCATCTCCTAAACCTTTAAAGCCTAACTCTTTTGACTTTAAATTTTCTGCCAAACTTGGAAGTTTGTCTAGTGATAAGTCTAGAGGTTTATCACTTCCAGGATAATTTTGTTCATAAGAATATAATCTACCTACACTCCCTTTAGCATAGTTTGATACTACATAGAATTTGTTTTTACCAAAACTATAGTTTGGAGTCGAGTATATTATTTTGTCTGCAAAATGCAGAAGAACAACATGTTTATTAGCTAAACCTACCTTAACTGCATAACCTAATTTATTAAATATAAACCATGCAAGTAGCTTTGAATTATCGTTATCTGAATAAACTTTTTTTGATAACTCATTTACTAATAGATATACCCCCCAGTCATTTAAACTCAACTCTTTTTGAAGTTCTTGTACATCTTCAATTAAGCCTTTGTACTCACTAGAAGCTACTTTATCAAAATAGTTTGCAATACCTGTTTGATTTGTAGGATAAAAGTTCGCATCTTTTAAACCTTGTGAAATATTAAAACCTACAGATGTACCAAAAAAATCAAAGTTAATATCTTTTTTTACAACTTCTACAGGCTTTTCAACTTCAGGAGTCGGAATTACAATAACCTTTTCAATGATTTTTTCTTTTGGCTGCTCAATAGTTTTTTCAACAACCTTAGGTTTTGGTTGAATTACAGGTTTTGGTTCAACTTTTGGCATAGGCATTGGTTGAACTTTTTTTACAACCTTAGGAACTTTAATATGAACAAGAGGACCGACTTTTTCAATCTCTTTTGGTTTTGCAGCGGGAATTTTTTCAGGCTTTGGTTCTTCATAAACCTTTACACCTTTATGAGCGTTATATGCTTTCCATTGTGCTTTTAAAAACTTGTTAAAAGCTACGTCTCTTTCATCTTTATATTTTTTAAAACTTTCAGCTTGAGAACGTTTAAAGTCCTCAAATGAACCAGCACTTAAAAGTGATGAACTTAGTGCTAGTGTTAAACTAAAAAGGCCAAACTGCTTGAATAATTTGTGTACCCCATCCTTGTTCTGTTGCACGATCTATATCCCCCTCTGTTTTATATAATATTTTTGCATCACTAATCTGTGAAGAATTAATGTTGTTATATTGGTCAATATCATATGGACGAATAACTCCGCTGATTTGAATAATCTGCTTCTGATCATCTACAAGTATCTCTCTTTTTCCAGATATAAAATAGTTTCCGTTTTTCATAACTTTTACTATTCTCGCAGATATTGTAGTGTTAAAAGACGCATCTTTTGTAGCACTACCGCTACCTTGAAAAGCATTCTCAGATGTAGATGTAAAACCGACATCGGCCAAGTTGTTCATTTTTCCTATGTATTTATTAACTTTTCCGCTTGTACTGGTGTTTGTTGCAAAAAGACCACCACCTAAGCCTGTACTGTCATTTTTACTTAAATCTTTAGAACCACTGCTAGAAGCCGCAGCTGCTTCAGATATTTCCACTGTTACTATATCGTTCACATGCATAGCCTTATGATCTGAAAACAAAGGGTTATCACCTTGACCAAAAATACTGCCTGTAGATATAAAGTCCTGTTTGTCCTCTTTTGGAGGCA encodes:
- a CDS encoding methyl-accepting chemotaxis protein — encoded protein: MSNFQKNIIITLLFTITLVSMFLMESNIVPAVLLIMTFILVVVLYNQSGSDSLAYIDQKRIELIELMEFKRNKISLNKETTNESEKNFNKIVMTYQEAVLSDTRVAGEMTLLADKVSKGHMSCRVVADSKTPYVHALRNSMNNLMDSAEGNLDNAIATLKRFAEGDFGARSEVKVEAKMAELLSNINSLGEALQNMEQQNEQSKNHILETSNELNATIDEITNTTIIELKDMVNHTVDRVYGVSDSENELVDNLQTLVSNANETKEILATIGDIADQTNLLALNAAIEAARAGEHGRGFAVVADEVRKLAERTQKSLAETSATTNVLIQSISDSSMALNANAKEINDVSDEINNVSDKMDEIIATLNGLANK
- a CDS encoding PAS domain-containing protein, which gives rise to MAEYVLKSDDFLVSQTDARGKIIFANDDFCKIADYTISELIGKPHSIVRHPDMPKDAFKSLWDVVNQGKVWTGYVKNKTKSGDFYWVFATVYPMKDPHTGETTYMSCRRKPSKEEIEDAESLYKTMS
- the flgH gene encoding flagellar basal body L-ring protein FlgH, whose amino-acid sequence is MIRQFLTILIPIYAILFLNGCTADLMKPEIDFEPPKYVEQMPPKEDKQDFISTGSIFGQGDNPLFSDHKAMHVNDIVTVEISEAAAASSSGSKDLSKNDSTGLGGGLFATNTSTSGKVNKYIGKMNNLADVGFTSTSENAFQGSGSATKDASFNTTISARIVKVMKNGNYFISGKREILVDDQKQIIQISGVIRPYDIDQYNNINSSQISDAKILYKTEGDIDRATEQGWGTQIIQAVWPF